One part of the Streptomyces nigra genome encodes these proteins:
- a CDS encoding TetR/AcrR family transcriptional regulator: protein MSVKERKERERAQRERLIVATARELAEEQGWDAVTTRRLAERIEYSQPVLYSHFRGKREIIGAVARQGAAQMAVAVRAATAAAEGTRERVAALARAYLDFADRNPAVYDALFHLDGGLAFAQEDTPDELKDAFAALLETLAEVAGDGVHPALFTETFWASLHGLATLTRARRLPPEDTERRIDLLVDRLAVL, encoded by the coding sequence ATGTCGGTCAAGGAACGCAAGGAACGCGAGCGGGCGCAGCGCGAGCGCCTGATCGTGGCGACGGCCCGTGAACTCGCCGAGGAGCAGGGGTGGGACGCGGTCACCACCCGCCGGCTCGCCGAGCGCATCGAGTACAGCCAGCCCGTCCTCTACAGCCACTTCCGCGGCAAACGCGAGATCATCGGCGCCGTCGCCCGGCAGGGGGCCGCCCAGATGGCCGTGGCGGTACGGGCCGCCACGGCCGCCGCCGAAGGCACGCGCGAACGGGTCGCCGCGCTCGCCCGCGCCTACCTCGACTTCGCCGACCGCAACCCGGCGGTGTACGACGCCCTGTTCCACCTCGACGGTGGCCTGGCCTTCGCCCAGGAGGACACCCCCGACGAGCTCAAGGACGCCTTCGCCGCCCTGCTGGAGACCCTCGCCGAGGTCGCGGGCGACGGCGTCCACCCGGCGCTGTTCACCGAGACGTTCTGGGCCTCCCTGCACGGACTGGCCACCCTGACCCGGGCGCGACGGCTCCCGCCCGAGGACACCGAACGCCGGATCGACCTGCTGGTGGACCGCCTCGCCGTGCTCTGA
- a CDS encoding MFS transporter: MTASASAAGDRNPGGGTDAYEPDPRRWRALWVTLVAGFMSLLDVTIVAVALPTVQRDLHASPAQVQWVVSGYTLTFALALVTAGRLGDALDRRRIFLMALCGFVLCSAACGAAPNITLLVVARLAQGLAAGFMAPQNSALIQQMFRGAERGRAFGYFGATVGVSSASGPLIGGMILALADGPQGWRWIFYVNVPIGVLAVLLGRRLLPRTRRSGRGHVDVPGVLLLGLGVLAVMYPLVQAEAGGLGRLWWLFLVGAAILVVFVRRQYRLVAREIRPLLDPRLFTTVRGYAVGAGVGTLYFIGFSGVWLVFALFYQDGRHFSPLESGLAVTPFALGSAGAAVIAGRLVDRFGRLLTVCGLAGVICGLGGAALLLRFAPLDIAPWIAAPVLFLGGIAGGFVVSPNITMTLRDVPVHMAGAAGGALQTGQRLGAAVGTAALPGLFYLVLGNGGDYQNALVVSLGTGIVGMLASLALAMYDWVRDRRARAAHGKCPEEVANSPVHSRLY, translated from the coding sequence GTGACAGCGTCGGCGTCAGCGGCGGGCGACCGGAACCCAGGTGGCGGTACGGACGCGTACGAGCCCGACCCTCGGCGGTGGCGGGCGCTCTGGGTCACCCTGGTGGCGGGGTTCATGAGCCTGCTGGACGTCACGATCGTGGCGGTGGCCCTGCCCACCGTGCAGCGCGATCTGCACGCCTCCCCCGCGCAGGTGCAGTGGGTGGTGTCCGGGTACACGCTCACCTTCGCGCTCGCCCTCGTCACCGCCGGGCGGCTCGGCGACGCCCTGGACCGGCGCCGTATCTTCCTGATGGCGCTGTGCGGCTTCGTCCTCTGCAGCGCGGCCTGTGGCGCCGCTCCGAACATCACGCTGCTGGTCGTGGCCCGTCTCGCCCAGGGTCTGGCGGCCGGTTTCATGGCGCCGCAGAACTCCGCGCTGATCCAGCAGATGTTCCGGGGCGCCGAACGCGGGCGCGCCTTCGGGTACTTCGGGGCGACCGTCGGTGTCTCCTCCGCGTCCGGCCCGCTCATCGGCGGCATGATCCTCGCGCTCGCCGACGGCCCGCAGGGGTGGCGCTGGATCTTCTACGTCAACGTCCCCATCGGCGTCCTCGCCGTTCTGCTCGGGCGCCGGCTGCTGCCGCGCACCCGGCGCTCCGGGCGGGGGCACGTGGACGTGCCGGGGGTGCTGCTCCTCGGGCTCGGCGTCCTGGCCGTCATGTATCCGCTGGTCCAGGCGGAGGCGGGCGGGCTGGGCCGGCTGTGGTGGCTGTTCCTCGTCGGCGCCGCGATCCTCGTCGTCTTCGTCCGCCGGCAGTACCGCCTCGTCGCCCGGGAGATCCGGCCGCTGCTCGATCCACGGCTGTTCACCACGGTGCGCGGCTACGCCGTGGGCGCCGGTGTCGGCACTTTGTACTTCATCGGCTTCAGCGGGGTCTGGCTGGTCTTCGCCCTCTTCTACCAGGACGGCCGGCACTTCTCGCCGTTGGAGTCCGGGCTGGCCGTGACCCCGTTCGCGCTCGGTTCGGCGGGGGCGGCGGTGATCGCGGGGCGGTTGGTGGACCGGTTCGGGCGGCTGCTGACCGTGTGCGGGCTGGCGGGGGTGATCTGCGGTCTCGGCGGAGCCGCTCTGCTGCTGCGGTTCGCGCCCCTCGACATCGCACCCTGGATCGCCGCCCCCGTGCTGTTCCTCGGCGGTATCGCCGGGGGGTTCGTGGTCTCGCCGAACATCACGATGACCCTGCGGGACGTGCCGGTGCACATGGCGGGAGCGGCCGGTGGCGCACTGCAGACCGGGCAGCGGCTCGGAGCGGCAGTGGGCACGGCCGCCCTGCCCGGCCTCTTCTATCTCGTCCTCGGCAACGGCGGCGACTACCAGAACGCGCTGGTCGTGTCCCTCGGCACCGGCATCGTCGGCATGCTGGCCTCGCTCGCCCTGGCCATGTACGACTGGGTGCGCGACCGGCGCGCGCGGGCGGCGCACGGGAAGTGCCCGGAGGAGGTCGCGAACAGCCCGGTGCACTCCCGGCTGTACTGA
- a CDS encoding DUF488 family protein, whose translation MTDRVLTIGHSTRAFDEVVGMLRGNGVTCLVDVRSFPSSRKHPQWNQAAVVEALPSDIGYRWIRELGGRRHTPAGVPSPNGAWRVKAFRDYADHMGTETFAQGLGELLELAAHERPAIMCSEAVPWRCHRRLITDALLVAGVEVLHIMSATTVAPAVLSPHAQVVDGTLVYPPPR comes from the coding sequence ATGACGGACCGCGTCCTGACGATCGGGCACTCGACCCGCGCGTTCGACGAGGTGGTCGGCATGCTGCGCGGCAACGGCGTCACCTGTCTGGTCGACGTACGGTCGTTCCCGTCGTCCAGGAAGCATCCGCAGTGGAACCAGGCGGCCGTCGTCGAGGCGCTGCCGTCCGACATCGGCTACCGGTGGATCCGTGAGCTGGGTGGCCGCCGGCACACGCCCGCCGGAGTGCCGAGCCCCAATGGCGCGTGGCGGGTGAAGGCCTTCCGTGACTACGCCGACCACATGGGCACGGAGACGTTCGCCCAGGGGCTCGGCGAGCTGCTGGAACTGGCCGCGCACGAGCGGCCCGCGATCATGTGCAGCGAGGCGGTTCCGTGGCGCTGTCATCGGCGGCTGATCACGGACGCGCTGCTCGTCGCCGGTGTGGAGGTCCTGCACATCATGTCGGCCACGACGGTCGCCCCGGCCGTCCTGAGTCCCCACGCACAGGTCGTCGACGGCACACTGGTGTATCCCCCGCCCCGCTGA
- a CDS encoding peptidase inhibitor family I36 protein, with protein MNGVRAMLTGKRLTALGAGAVATAFAGVLAVAPTASAEANPAGCGKGYFCAYSGADQSGRLVLRVAGNWSGNLAVGSIFNNGVAYPGADHVDVTSYLNGQPSTDCFHYNPGPGRYKANAEAGLTITRVVWRGEC; from the coding sequence ATGAATGGGGTGCGCGCGATGCTGACCGGAAAGCGACTCACCGCGCTGGGCGCCGGGGCCGTGGCGACCGCCTTCGCCGGGGTTCTCGCCGTGGCTCCCACGGCGTCCGCGGAAGCGAATCCGGCGGGCTGCGGCAAGGGTTACTTCTGCGCCTACAGCGGTGCCGACCAGTCGGGCCGGCTGGTCCTCAGGGTGGCGGGCAACTGGTCGGGGAACCTGGCCGTCGGCTCCATCTTCAACAACGGGGTCGCCTATCCGGGCGCCGACCACGTCGACGTGACGTCGTATCTCAACGGGCAGCCGTCGACGGACTGCTTCCACTACAACCCGGGTCCGGGCCGCTACAAGGCCAACGCCGAGGCGGGGCTGACGATCACGCGGGTCGTGTGGCGGGGTGAGTGCTGA
- a CDS encoding peptidase inhibitor family I36 protein, with amino-acid sequence MTYATKPVALDQACRTALSLKGEEHMRTRAAIGAVAAAAFATVLVNAPGAAAEADPPGCGKEYFCAYSGENQTGRLVLKTKGNWSGSVAFRSAFNNGVRFPGADHVDVTYTVDGGTETACLHYNPGPGAYKANAVPGTRVVKVVWRGECA; translated from the coding sequence ATGACGTACGCGACCAAGCCCGTAGCACTCGACCAAGCTTGTCGCACCGCACTGTCGCTCAAGGGGGAAGAACACATGCGCACACGTGCTGCCATCGGGGCAGTTGCGGCTGCCGCTTTCGCCACTGTCCTGGTCAACGCGCCCGGCGCGGCGGCGGAGGCCGACCCGCCCGGCTGTGGGAAGGAATATTTCTGCGCCTACAGCGGGGAGAACCAGACCGGCCGGCTCGTCCTGAAAACCAAGGGAAACTGGAGCGGCAGCGTCGCCTTCCGCTCCGCGTTCAACAACGGGGTGCGTTTCCCGGGCGCCGATCACGTCGACGTGACGTACACCGTGGACGGCGGAACCGAAACCGCCTGTCTGCACTACAACCCCGGTCCGGGCGCCTACAAGGCGAACGCGGTTCCGGGCACCCGTGTCGTGAAGGTCGTATGGCGCGGGGAGTGCGCATGA
- a CDS encoding winged helix-turn-helix domain-containing protein has translation MATRQGRAVFDIWRTDARAALSRLPRHHLHLVRALAPPRGSFPDFLNPPEASLGLDEGVEAVLSTPRRRLGEEMNVLTRAPRWLRPLAEGEPAALEHLGEALRGYFHTALAPHWSAIRAQVEADRAVRAREILRGGADALLSTLGPAIRWRPPVLETAYPYDRDLRLDGRGLLLVPSVFCWQTPITLTDPELPPVLVYPVVRSYRWWLPRRTDADPRTLARLLGQGRAVVLRALEDGCTTSEVARRVGVTPSTASEHVGILREAGLAASVRDRNTVLHVLTPLGASLLTANGCGRE, from the coding sequence TTGGCAACGCGTCAGGGACGGGCCGTATTCGACATATGGCGGACCGACGCCCGCGCCGCACTGAGCCGGCTGCCCCGTCACCACCTTCACCTCGTCAGGGCCCTCGCCCCGCCCCGAGGCAGCTTCCCCGACTTCCTCAACCCGCCCGAGGCCTCCCTCGGACTGGACGAAGGCGTCGAGGCGGTGCTCTCGACGCCGCGCCGACGGCTCGGCGAGGAGATGAACGTCCTCACCAGGGCACCGAGATGGCTGCGCCCGCTGGCGGAGGGCGAGCCGGCCGCACTGGAACACCTCGGAGAGGCACTGCGGGGCTACTTCCACACGGCCCTGGCCCCGCACTGGTCCGCGATCCGGGCCCAGGTCGAGGCCGACCGGGCCGTACGTGCCCGGGAGATACTGCGCGGCGGCGCCGACGCACTGCTCTCCACCCTGGGACCGGCGATCCGCTGGCGGCCGCCGGTGCTGGAGACGGCGTACCCGTACGACCGCGATCTGCGGCTGGACGGCCGGGGGCTGCTCCTGGTGCCGTCCGTGTTCTGCTGGCAGACGCCGATCACCCTGACCGACCCGGAGCTGCCGCCCGTACTGGTCTATCCGGTGGTGCGCTCGTACCGCTGGTGGCTGCCCCGGCGGACGGACGCGGACCCCCGCACGCTCGCGCGGCTGCTCGGCCAGGGCAGGGCCGTCGTCCTGCGGGCCCTGGAGGACGGATGCACGACCAGCGAGGTGGCCCGCCGGGTGGGCGTGACCCCGTCGACGGCCAGCGAACACGTCGGCATCCTGCGGGAGGCCGGACTGGCCGCCTCCGTCCGCGACCGCAACACCGTGCTGCACGTCCTCACCCCGCTGGGCGCCAGCCTCCTGACGGCGAACGGGTGCGGCCGGGAGTGA
- a CDS encoding zinc ribbon domain-containing protein — translation MTGTTENEQRNRFCKACGTPAGDGELCTHCGAVLDLPEEAGLVQDQGVAVRRDLGDDSHG, via the coding sequence ATGACAGGCACGACGGAGAACGAACAGCGCAACCGCTTCTGCAAGGCGTGCGGCACGCCCGCCGGGGACGGCGAGCTGTGCACGCACTGCGGCGCGGTCCTGGACCTGCCCGAGGAGGCGGGACTGGTCCAGGACCAGGGCGTCGCGGTCCGCCGGGACCTCGGCGACGATTCGCACGGCTAG
- a CDS encoding HAD family hydrolase produces the protein MSTSRIAVLDVDGTLIDSNYHHALAWYRALRSVGETWPVWRLHRLIGMGGDQLVTALGGEDLERRVGDRVREQQGKEVDGLIDEMAPLPGARDLLLAIKERGHRLVLASSGKERHVDAFLDMLDARDIADDWTSSADVEASKPAPDLLHVALQKLGAPPDAPSVMIGDSVWDVEAAKRAGMPALVVRSGGFGDDELRNAGAVALYDTPADLAKALDDTPLA, from the coding sequence GTGAGCACATCCCGCATCGCCGTCCTCGATGTCGACGGCACGTTGATCGACTCCAACTACCACCACGCGCTCGCCTGGTACCGGGCCCTGCGCTCGGTGGGCGAGACCTGGCCGGTGTGGCGGCTGCACCGCCTGATCGGCATGGGCGGCGACCAGCTCGTCACGGCCCTGGGAGGCGAGGACCTGGAGCGCCGCGTGGGCGACCGGGTCCGCGAGCAGCAGGGCAAGGAGGTCGACGGGCTGATCGATGAGATGGCGCCGCTGCCGGGCGCCCGTGATCTGCTCCTGGCCATCAAGGAACGCGGTCACCGGCTGGTGCTGGCCAGCTCCGGCAAGGAACGGCACGTGGACGCGTTCCTGGACATGCTGGACGCCCGCGACATCGCCGACGACTGGACCAGCAGCGCCGACGTCGAGGCGTCCAAGCCGGCGCCGGACCTCCTGCACGTGGCCTTGCAGAAGCTGGGCGCGCCGCCCGACGCGCCGAGCGTGATGATCGGCGACTCGGTATGGGACGTCGAGGCGGCGAAGCGGGCGGGGATGCCGGCGCTCGTCGTCCGCAGCGGCGGCTTCGGCGACGACGAACTGCGCAACGCGGGCGCCGTCGCCCTCTACGACACGCCCGCCGACCTCGCGAAGGCACTGGACGACACGCCGCTGGCCTGA